AGCGCCATTTCGCGCCGTAAGTTTTCTTCGACTTCGCGGATGAAATCAATGCCCTGGTAAAAATAGACTTCTTCGCCCTTCATCGTTCGGTGCTCCGCGTACCTGCCCGAGGGGTCTGATATCTCGCATAGTTTGACGAGCGCGCTCGCACTTGTTTCTGATGTTATAAGATTAATGCATTCCTGCTGTCGCCAGCTGTTGTTTTCTTCGATTTTTAAAACCAGGTCCTCAACTTTTTCGTCAAAGGATGCCACGCGAACCTCCATTCAAGGATAAATATTACACTAAAAAAAAAGACAAGTCAAGAGAGTTTGTGCGGTATTGACATTTAAGCGGGCTTATATAGAATAACGATGGAAAGGTTAAGAAAATATGAATACCGCTATTGTCGGACTGCAATGGGGTGATGAAGGAAAAGGCAAGGTCGTCGATCACCTGGCGCGTGATTGCGACATCGACGTGCGTTTTCAGGGCGGTTCCAATGCCGGTCACACGGTCTGGCTGAGTGGTCAGAAAATAGTATTTCATCAGATCCCGTGCGGGATACTGCACAAGAATGTCGTGGGCGTCATTGGCGCGGGATGCGTGCTCGATCCTGAAGTTTTTTTTGAAGAGCTTTCAGGTATCAAAAAGCAAGTGCCGGATGCCGAGAAATTCATTAAAATTTCCAGGTTCTGTCATTTGATCATGCCCTATCATATCCTGATCGATAAGATCAAGGAAGAATCCAAACAAGGCATCGGTACGACAAAAAAAGGGATCGGCATCGCTTATGAGGATAAATACGCGCGGATCGGCTTGAGGGTTGGCGATCTCTTCAACGGCGAATCTTTCAAGACCAAACTCCGGGCCAATATATCAAGAAAGAACCTGATGCTCATGGAGATCTTCCATGCCGAGCCCCTCTCCGACGAGGAGATCTATGACAAATATTCCAACTATGCCGAACAGTTAAGACCGATGATCGTCGATGATTCGAAATATCTCACTGACGCGATAAACAGCAAGAAGAGGATTATATTTGAAGGCGCCCAGGGTGCGCTGCTTGATGTTGATTTCGGAACCTACCCATACGTGACTTCATCCCATACGATCAGCGGCGGCGCTTCGATCGGTCTGGGCATCCCGCCCTACGCGATCGAACGGGTGATCGGTGTGGCAAAAGCGTATACGACCAGGGTTGGGCAGGGTCCCTTCCCGACCGAGGATACCGGAGCCAGTGGCAAGGCTTTAAGGGACAGCGGCAACGAGTATGGTTCAACCACCGGAAGGCCAAGGAGATGCGGTGCGTTCGACGCCTCGGTAGTGAAATATGCGGCCCGGTTGACCGGCGCCCGCGAACTTTTCCTGACCAAGCTTGATGTACTCTCAGGTTTGAAAACGATAAAGATCGCAGTTGGATATGCTAATGCAACGGAATTTGACCCGTTCATTGCTGATAAACTTGAACCTGTTTACGAGGAAGTGCCAGGCTTTAACATGGATCTGACAAACGTGCGTAATTTCAACGACTTTCCCGAAGAAGTAAAGGATTATATTAAGCTGATAGAACATTATACCGGTCTGAAAATAACCCGTGTTTCTGTCGGGGCCGACCGCGAAGCGGTCGTAGTTAGGCAATAAACTCTAGGTAAAAAAATAATAGCAAGGGGATATTTGTGTATCGCAAGATATTCTTGATTTTGTTCGTTCTGTTACTTACATTCCCACTTCCAGATTCCAATTTCCTGATCCCTAATGTTTTACACGCACAGGGGTCGGACACCCTGTGGACTCGCACTTACGGCGGCGCAGCCAGCGATGAAGCCCGTTGTGTGATGGAATGTCAGGACAGTGGTTATGCCATAGCGGGTTCAACCGCATCATGGGGTAATGGTGGTTCTGACATGTATCTTATCAGGATCAATCCTAACGGTGATACGCTGTGGACCAAGACTTATGGTGGTTCAGAAGATGATCAAGGATATGCGCTAGCGCAGACACTTGATAGTGGTCTTGTCATTGCCGGATCAACACGATCATCCGGTGCGGGCGGCAGTGACGTATTTCTGGTAAAGACAGACGCCACCGGCAATGCCTTATGGCAGCGGGTCTATGGCGGAGTTTTAGATGAGCAGGCTTTTGATGTCATGGAACTGGCTGATCATGGTTATATTGTTGCGGGCAGCACGCGCTCCTTCGGTGCCGGTTACCTTGATGTTTATGTGGTGCGGACCGATTCCGCTGGTGACACGGTATGGACGCGTACATTCGGCGGAACTGACAATGACTACGCTCGTTCGCTTACCGAGAATGCTGCCGGAGAATTTTTAGTCCTGGGTACGACGAATTCGTTCGGCGCAGGCCAGGGCGACCTTTATCTGGTCAGGATAAACGCGCAGGGCGAATCGCTGTGCACGCGGGCGTATGGCGGTTTAGCGGATAATCGGGGATATTGCATCCAGTCCACGTCGGACGGGGGATATATAATCTCAGGGACATCGTTTTTTTCGCTTCTGGATTATGAGTTCCTTTTAGTGAAATTGGATTCGTTGTATAATGAAGAATGGATCCAATGTAATGGCAGTTTGAATGCCGATTGCGCGTACGCTGTGCGCTCCGTACGGACCGGCGGCTATGTTTATGCCGGTAATTTCAGTTTTGAGATGTATCTTGCGCGAACCGATACAATGGGGCTTAATTACTGGGCCCAGTTCTATGGCGGCGATTACACGGACTGCGCTTATTCAATTGAGGTCACCTCCGATGGCGGATATATTATTGCCGGCGTGACCAATTCATTCGGCGCGGGTGAAAATGATGCCTATGTAATCAAGATCGGTCCGGATCCCACAAACGTCGCTGAAGCAAAAGAGCGGGAGATCGGATCGCTGGCTCTCTCTGTTTATCCAAATCCATTCAGAACAAGGATTGATATCCGATACAGGATCCATGTTACCGGATCCAGTAACCATGCAGGGCAAGGTCATGATCCCGCACAGCGGGGCTTTAGCCTTGCTCGATTACGCAAACCCGAAGGTTTGCCCTGCCTCAAGATATTCGACGCGACCGGTAGGTTGGTGAAGCAATTTAACCGTTTATCCGCCAAGCAGTTTGGCGGAATTCAACCATTTAACCGAATCACATGGTCTGGTACCGATGAGGTCGGTAGAAAGGTTCCTGCTGGCGTTTATTTTATACAATTGGAAACTGAGTTTTTACGGGAAACTAAGAAGGTTACGGTTCTTAAATAGCGGTCTGCGAACGGTTCTAACCGGATTTTCTCTGGTCACGCAGCTGCCGCTGAAAGCAGTCTTCACCGTCGCAACACACGTGGCAATCCCTTTTCAAGGCGCGCAGACCGGTGAATTCCACCGACGGCGTCAGGTATCCATCCTTGACCGGTTCCTGCTTCATGAGATCGGTGCTCAGATATTTTTTGTTGTCGTCGGCGAAGACCGTGACGACAATTTTCCCGGGGCCCATGAGTTCCTGGATCTTTAGAGCGCCAAGAAAATTCGCGCCTGATGATATGCCGACTGCTAACCCCAGCTGAGCGCTGATCTTCTGTGCCGCGAGGATCGCGTCGCCATCGCAAACAGAGACAACGCCGTCCAGTTCATCGAGTTTGACGATCGCTGGAATGAATTCGTCGGATATGCCCTGGATCCGGTGAACACCGACCTTATGACCCGTCGAGAGGGTGGGCGATTCAGCCGGCTCCAGAGGGTGGATCTTTACATCCGGCTTCATCCGTTTGAAATACCGGCCTACGCCCATGATCGTTCCGCCCGTGCCGACACCGGCGACGAACGCACCGGGCTGCAACTGCCGGGATGCGAGCTGCCACCAGATCTCAGGTCCGGTCGTGGTTTCGTGAGCTTCAATGTTCGCTTCGTTGGAAAACTGGCATGGCAGAAAAATACCATGTTCGCACTTTGCCAGTTCTTCGGTCAGGCGGATGCTGCCGAGAAAACCGCCCTGCTCGCGGGTTACGAGACGGATATCGGCGCCCAGGCTTTTTATCAATTCGATCCGTTCGTGGCTCATCCAGTTGGGCATGAAAATAACGACCGGATGACCGAGGCACCGGCCGATCGCTGAAAAAGCGATACCGGTGTTCCCGCTGGTAGCTTCGGCAATGCAGTCGCCCTGATGGATGGCACCCTTTTCGTACGCGCGTTTAAGGATATGCAGTGCCATGCGGTCCTTGATGCTGCCCGTAAAATTCAGGTATTCGGCCTTGGCGTACACCACACGCGGTCCGCCGCGGTATAT
This DNA window, taken from bacterium, encodes the following:
- a CDS encoding adenylosuccinate synthase; this encodes MNTAIVGLQWGDEGKGKVVDHLARDCDIDVRFQGGSNAGHTVWLSGQKIVFHQIPCGILHKNVVGVIGAGCVLDPEVFFEELSGIKKQVPDAEKFIKISRFCHLIMPYHILIDKIKEESKQGIGTTKKGIGIAYEDKYARIGLRVGDLFNGESFKTKLRANISRKNLMLMEIFHAEPLSDEEIYDKYSNYAEQLRPMIVDDSKYLTDAINSKKRIIFEGAQGALLDVDFGTYPYVTSSHTISGGASIGLGIPPYAIERVIGVAKAYTTRVGQGPFPTEDTGASGKALRDSGNEYGSTTGRPRRCGAFDASVVKYAARLTGARELFLTKLDVLSGLKTIKIAVGYANATEFDPFIADKLEPVYEEVPGFNMDLTNVRNFNDFPEEVKDYIKLIEHYTGLKITRVSVGADREAVVVRQ
- a CDS encoding cysteine synthase family protein; translated protein: MPKRKTPVGKNVRVQKEAGYTEICKSNSVAETFGKLRHLIGNTPLLELHFIYRGGPRVVYAKAEYLNFTGSIKDRMALHILKRAYEKGAIHQGDCIAEATSGNTGIAFSAIGRCLGHPVVIFMPNWMSHERIELIKSLGADIRLVTREQGGFLGSIRLTEELAKCEHGIFLPCQFSNEANIEAHETTTGPEIWWQLASRQLQPGAFVAGVGTGGTIMGVGRYFKRMKPDVKIHPLEPAESPTLSTGHKVGVHRIQGISDEFIPAIVKLDELDGVVSVCDGDAILAAQKISAQLGLAVGISSGANFLGALKIQELMGPGKIVVTVFADDNKKYLSTDLMKQEPVKDGYLTPSVEFTGLRALKRDCHVCCDGEDCFQRQLRDQRKSG